The Glycine soja cultivar W05 chromosome 9, ASM419377v2, whole genome shotgun sequence sequence tattataatagtcTGAATCACAAGTATTTTCTACAAACTAATTTCTTACAATAAGCTTTGCTAGAATTAGATTTGTTACAATCAGATTTGCTAGAAATTTCAACACTAGTTTCAACCCTTGGGGTCTCAACCCTTGGAGTATCAATATTAACAGTATTTAAAACCAAACTAAACAACTTTAAAAATTTTCCATGCATATATTCTTTCTTCGTGTTGAAAGCCTACTAGCGCTTCTCCTCCTTTTTTGAAACCTTGCGTGGCTAGTCCTTCTTCAAAGTCTCATGTCATTGCtccttcttttaatttttccacCATTGCTCCATCTTGGAAGATCACTCTAATGTGaagaaggcttttaaaaagattaTCAGGTCAGactagacttttaaaaaggtcacgagtcaaaataaaagtctttgataggctataggtcAGATCCAGACCTAAAAAATTCATCGTAGATTAGGCTCAGACCTTTGAAAGTCTGACATATTCCTACCCTTGAATATAGAGTTGTAATTgaagatattattttattttaaaatgagttgACTTGTTGGAAAAAGgattagttttcttattttatactagataaataattttggtCTGCTGCAGTACTCTAGTATATTGGCCCATAACATACAACCAAGAAGGTCCACTGCAACACTATGGACCTGGCCTAGCAAGGATGCAGATAGTGCTCAACAAACAAGGGACACATCTTGCTCCTTCATCTAAGTCCAAGCCACCTGATTCCACGAAAGCaccttcttttgtttttgtacgaCCTAGCCAATTCACGGCAATTGAATTACTCTAACTTCCAATCATGTGACTTGTAAAAGCATTGTCTAAATAGATCTCTATAATTAGTCATTGGAATTCACCTAATATTGTGCACATATTTTTCCATTTAGTCAAATGCAACTAGCTAGTCAATTATGCCTCACAACAACTGTCTTCTTACTACAAGTCAAAGTTTGACTTCATGTAGATCCACGAAAATACTTAGAAATTCATCAAGCAGTTATCTTAGCACTGAGAATAAATATACTTCTTCCAGCGAACCAATAATATAGATGCAAACTCACTTCAATACATTGAGATCTCGTAGTACAGTTTTAGCCACAATGATTCTGCAACTTATACCATTTTCTATAATCGTTTTGATAATATTCCCTCTGGCATCGGAAACATATCAGATTATAGCAAAACCTGGTTGTAATTCAACATGTGGAGAAGTTTCCATCCCTTACCCTTTTGGGATGAAAGATCCCGAATGCTACGCCGACGGGTGGTTTGAAATAGAATGCAAAGACACTTCTCAAGGTCAAAAACCCTACCTGAAGTCTTTAAATCTCCAAGTGACATCCATCAGTGAGTTCCCAGGCTTGGTTACAATCATGAATCCAATTTACCGTTGGAACTGCCCAAGCAAAAGAGCAATGCCAGCAATAAAAGACCTGAGAGGAAGCCCTTTCGTGTATTCCCAGGAGTCGAACAAATTCGTTGCCGTTGGTTGCAACAACCTTGCCTTTTTGAAGTCCGGTGGGGATACTGTCGGTGGTTGTGTGTCCATTTGCGACAACAATGAAGAATTCAAAAACATGGACTTCATTAGCAGTGATGGTTGCCATGGCAGGTACTGCTGCGAGACTTCACTGCCAAACTATCTTTCAGAATATAATGCAACACTGCAAGATTTTAACAACCAGAACAGTAGTGTTGAGAGTCATCAGTGTAGTTCTGCATTTATTGTAAACAAGTACTGGTCCCAGCGATACTATATGCCTCATTTAAACAACATGGACTATGTTGATGCGGTGCTTGAGTGGGAGATTTTGAACAACACACTTTCCGATTCTGTCCTTCAATTTCTTTCAGATCATGCAAGATGTCATGGATCTAATGTCACATCTTCGTTTACCAGAGTCTCAGGTTATACATGTAGATGCATCCAAGGTTACCAGGGCAATCCCTACGTTCGTGGAGGCTGCACCGGTATGATCTCTATGCAATAACTTGCATTTACATTATTCTATTACAGTTCTGTTCTGTCACACTATAAAACAATTGACATTATATTTAATACtgtatataattcttttttattatttatttatgataaaataggctatgcactaaccatgtaaaacaattttattctgTTATTTAATCACAAGTAAGATAAgtttttattgacttttataataactatcttAAAAAATCAGACTAACTTTGATTCCTGATTGGGTTGATTCGTGAAACTGTTTTACGAGACCTTGCATAACCAATAAACTCTACCATTTCAATTTATGTTTACCTCAATACATAAATGCATGGGTTTATATGATCTAACTTGGTTCTTGGTGTTTCAGCCTTGCcagattacaataaaaatctAACGAAGAAGTGGGCTATAGTAGGTACGTAAAAATTTTGAAAGGCGGTTttgaagaataataaataatgatttattgTTTTGGTACTTCCCCCAATCGTAAACTAGAGCCTTTAGCTACTGCTTAATATAACTCCATGCACAACAATTTATATAGTGGAAAAATTATAATGCCGTAATTTATTGTAACAAATTGTGTAGGTGTTTCGTCAAGCCTGGGATCTATCATTTTGCTTCTTTGTCTATGGTTGTTGTATAAAGTGGTAAGGAAGAGAATGATAAAGAAACGCAAACAAAAGTTCTTCAAAAAGAATGGTGGTTTGTTGTTACAGCAAAGAATGTCATCTAATGAAGTTAATGTAGACAGAGCTATTCTGTTCAGCTTAAAGGATTTAGAGAAAGCCACTGACCGCTTTAACATGAACAGAATTCTTGGGAAGGGAGGCCAAGGTACTGTTTACAAAGGCATGCTAGTAGATGGTAAAATTGTTGCAGTGAAAAAGTTTAaggtggaaggaaatgttgaAGAATTCATCAACGAGTTTGTCATTCTTTCACAAATTAACAATAGAAATGTGGTCAAGCTGTTAGGATGTTGTTTGGAGACAGAAATTCCTTTGCTGGTTTATGAATTCATTCCTAATGGTAACCTTTTTCAATATTTACATGATCAAAACGAGGACTTACCAATGACATGGGATTTGCGTTTGAGAATTGCAACAGAAATTGCAGGAGCACTGTTTTACTTGCACTCAGTTGCATCTCAACCCATTTATCACAGAGACATCAAATCCACAAATATACTATTGGATGAAAAGTATAGAGCAAAAATTGCAGACTTTGGAGCATCCAGAATAATTTCCATTGAAGATACTCATCTCACCACAGTCGTTCAAGGTACTTTTGGATACTTGGATCCTGAATATTTTCACACTAGTCAATTTACAGAAAAAAGTGATGTCTACAGTTTTGGAGTAGTTCTTGCTGAACTTTTAACAGGTCAAAAACCAATATCCTCAGTGAGAACCGCGGAATCCAAGAATTTAGCCTCATATTTTGTTCAGTGTATGGAGGAGGATAATCTTTTTGACATTATCGACAAAAGAGTTGTGAAGGAAGCAGAGAAGGGAAAAATCACTGCAGTTGCTAATCTTGTAAATAGATGTTTAGAGTTGAATGGGAAAAAACGTCCAACTATGAAAGAAGTTACATTTGAATTAGAAAGGATCCAGAGATTGGATAAGAAATCTAATGCAGAGCAAAACCGTGAAGAAATTGAGCTTGCTAGAATTGAAGATTATCAACCTTGGGTTGGATATTCTATATCAAATTCGTTGGCAACTCTTGGCAGTGAATCAATCTCATCAGACTCGGAGGTCATACCTATTGttacattataattaataattggtgaattttcttaatttgttgtCCATGCGGAATCAATATGGTGTAGGACTCATCAATCGTGCATGAGGGTCCCTCTCATACCCTGAAGCTTGCATACTGCCTTCTACTTATTGTTTTTCCTCTTCTTTGTATTGATTATTgaagcataaatatattttgtacgAGAGAATTGGAATAAGTTCTGGGAATCAGAAAAAGACTAAAAGTTCACTGGAGtttaatttcctttattttccTATCATGTTTAAAGGGGGCATTGTTCATTTCCTGTACACTAGGCATATACCTTGGCCAGCATTTCTTGATAAATTGTCCAATTGCACATTTGGTATAGTGTCTAGCACTCATTCCTTTGTTATATACTATATGCTGCATGTTCGGTTTCGAGTTTTACTTTCTCCACTATGCATTGCAGCAGAAGCTACAATGCGTGACTTTTGCAATATCTCTTTATTGATGTGGTTATACTATGCGATGCAAATAATTTAATACGTGTTTGGAACGCATCGCATCAATCTAAACACAattaagtgcatgtttggaGCCAATCTTGAAATGAAAATCCACACTCTCTCCATGCACGTCCAGAGACCAAAAAACATAGAAGTTACTTCAATTTAATTTGCTTCAAGTGAATGTAATTTTTCACATTGGCGATAAGTTTTCAAACACTGTAAGTGTTGTTTTTGCATCCAAGTGATCACAACAGTGTTGGAATGTGGATCCAAATATTTGGTTAGTGTGTGTTTGCTTAGACATTACACAAGGATCTGTTGGAAAGGAGAAAATTATAGGAAGTATTTGAGAGAAAAGGAGTAGAGAATATTtaaaagaaggataatttttatgacttgagaaaagtttttgttttaacttcTTTTGGCTTCATTGAGTTCTTTACAAATGACAACCTCTTCCCCTTTTATAGGCTTCAAGGGAGAATTCTAAATACATCAAGAAAGATTCAACATACTTCTAGGAAAAGTTCTACACATTTCTCCTAACTACTTAGTTCTACATACttctttcaattaaatattacttCTATTTATTTCTATACTTCTCTAAATTTTCTTTGGAGTAATAACATAAACTTAATGGGTCTAACACTTGATTAATGGAcgaaatcaagtttatattattCAACACCCCCCTTAAACTTGATTTATCATTCCAAGTAAGCTTCTTAACTTGATAAAGTGTTCTTGCTTAAGCGGCTTGGTGAAGATGTCAGCTACTTAGTCTTGAGACTTCACATATTCTATATATACATCCTTTCTTGTTATGCACTTCCTTATGTAGTGGTAATGGGTATCAATATGTTTTCTTTGATCATGGAACACTGGATTCTTTGCTAGAGCAATAGTTGACCTATTATCCACAAAAATCTTGGTCAGCTCTTATTGTGACATGCCCAACTCTTTTAAGAAATCCCTTAGCCATACTGCATGACAAACGCATGAAATAGCTGCTATGTATTCTGCCTCACAAGTCAAAAGAGTGACTATCGGCTGCTTTTTTGACTTCCAAGTAAAGGTTGTATTTCTCATGAAAAACACAAATCCAGTGATACTTTTCCGATCATCTTCATCTCCAGTCCAATCGCTACCATTGTAACCTACAAGCTTATAGTCATTACTTATTGAGAACAATAAGCCAAAGTCAATTGTTCCTATATAGCGAAGAATTCGTTTTGTGGCCTTGAGATGAGTAGTGGTTGGATTCTCCATGTATCGACTGATGAGTCTAGTAGCATATAGAATGCCTGATTTGTGCACATCAAATATCGCAAACTACCCACcaaactcttgaaattattagCATCCACCTTTTCTGCCTCGTCGAACTTTGATAACTTCATCTTGTACTCCACCGGTGTTAAAATTGGCTTGTAGCTATCcatcttgaatttcttgagcATCTTCTTTGTGTAGTTTTGTTGTGAAATGAATATTCCATCTTCCTTCTGCTTTATCACAA is a genomic window containing:
- the LOC114366830 gene encoding wall-associated receptor kinase-like 8, which gives rise to MQTHFNTLRSRSTVLATMILQLIPFSIIVLIIFPLASETYQIIAKPGCNSTCGEVSIPYPFGMKDPECYADGWFEIECKDTSQGQKPYLKSLNLQVTSISEFPGLVTIMNPIYRWNCPSKRAMPAIKDLRGSPFVYSQESNKFVAVGCNNLAFLKSGGDTVGGCVSICDNNEEFKNMDFISSDGCHGRYCCETSLPNYLSEYNATLQDFNNQNSSVESHQCSSAFIVNKYWSQRYYMPHLNNMDYVDAVLEWEILNNTLSDSVLQFLSDHARCHGSNVTSSFTRVSGYTCRCIQGYQGNPYVRGGCTALPDYNKNLTKKWAIVGVSSSLGSIILLLCLWLLYKVVRKRMIKKRKQKFFKKNGGLLLQQRMSSNEVNVDRAILFSLKDLEKATDRFNMNRILGKGGQGTVYKGMLVDGKIVAVKKFKVEGNVEEFINEFVILSQINNRNVVKLLGCCLETEIPLLVYEFIPNGNLFQYLHDQNEDLPMTWDLRLRIATEIAGALFYLHSVASQPIYHRDIKSTNILLDEKYRAKIADFGASRIISIEDTHLTTVVQGTFGYLDPEYFHTSQFTEKSDVYSFGVVLAELLTGQKPISSVRTAESKNLASYFVQCMEEDNLFDIIDKRVVKEAEKGKITAVANLVNRCLELNGKKRPTMKEVTFELERIQRLDKKSNAEQNREEIELARIEDYQPWVGYSISNSLATLGSESISSDSEVIPIVTL